In Psychrilyobacter piezotolerans, the following proteins share a genomic window:
- the iolE gene encoding myo-inosose-2 dehydratase has protein sequence MDSKKVKLGIAPIAWTNDDLPELGSENTFEQCVSEMALAGFTGSEVGNKYPKDTDLLKEKLDIRGIQICNAWFSTFFAVGKEEETIAEFIKHRDFLHTMGAKVIGCSEQSHSIQGLDKSIFNEKPVFTDEEWNRVAAGYNKLAELAEEKGMKVSLHHHMGTGVQTPEEVDKFMEMTDDNVYLLFDSGHMYYSEGTQSSVEKVLNKYIDRIAHVHLKDVRENILGEVKENNLSFLTGVKKGAFTIPGDGIINFDPLFKILENADYTGWMVVEAEQDPALANPFEYAVRARKFIAEKTGL, from the coding sequence ATGGATTCTAAAAAAGTAAAATTAGGAATTGCACCAATTGCTTGGACAAATGACGATCTGCCTGAATTAGGGAGTGAAAATACTTTTGAGCAGTGTGTATCTGAAATGGCATTAGCCGGATTTACCGGAAGTGAAGTAGGAAATAAATATCCTAAAGATACCGATCTGTTAAAAGAAAAGTTAGATATCAGAGGAATTCAAATTTGCAATGCATGGTTCAGTACCTTCTTTGCTGTAGGAAAAGAAGAGGAAACTATTGCTGAATTTATTAAACATAGAGATTTTTTACATACTATGGGGGCTAAGGTCATAGGGTGTTCCGAGCAGTCACACAGTATTCAGGGACTGGATAAATCAATTTTTAATGAAAAGCCTGTTTTCACAGATGAAGAATGGAATAGAGTGGCTGCCGGGTACAATAAATTAGCTGAATTAGCGGAAGAAAAAGGAATGAAGGTATCCCTTCACCACCATATGGGAACGGGTGTTCAGACTCCGGAAGAAGTGGATAAATTCATGGAAATGACTGATGATAATGTTTATTTATTGTTTGATTCAGGTCATATGTACTACTCGGAAGGAACTCAATCATCGGTTGAAAAGGTTTTAAATAAATATATAGACAGGATTGCCCATGTTCATTTAAAAGATGTGAGAGAAAATATATTAGGAGAAGTTAAAGAAAACAACCTTTCCTTTTTAACAGGGGTAAAAAAAGGTGCATTTACTATTCCCGGTGATGGAATAATTAATTTTGATCCTCTCTTTAAAATATTAGAAAATGCTGATTATACTGGTTGGATGGTCGTAGAAGCTGAGCAGGATCCTGCACTTGCCAATCCATTTGAATATGCTGTAAGGGCTAGAAAATTTATTGCTGAAAAAACAGGTCTTTAA
- a CDS encoding class II fructose-bisphosphate aldolase gives MLVTLKKIIDELGENQAVPAFNVYGYEDTKVVLDVASSLGAPAVLMTNRDAVMHMGSRNLCNLLKSIGEDYDIPICIHLDHAKSMEEIEEAVKSGYTSVMYDGSNLPLNENIENTSRIVQFAKKYNVSVEGEIGSVGYSDPNIKIQGKYTDVEEAKIFYDETKVDILAVAVGTLHRMTGQEAVINYELLNDIEKKLDVPLVIHGSTGVKNKDLIQLAKTTVKKVNIGTAVRMTFGKSLKSQFNTEEFDRIKLFEKPMKDIEGVILEKYKLLGFKKTSY, from the coding sequence ATGCTAGTTACCTTAAAAAAAATAATAGATGAATTAGGTGAAAATCAAGCGGTTCCAGCCTTTAATGTATATGGTTATGAGGATACTAAAGTGGTATTAGATGTGGCATCTTCCCTGGGAGCTCCTGCTGTTTTGATGACAAATAGAGATGCTGTTATGCATATGGGTTCTAGAAATTTATGCAATTTGCTTAAATCTATCGGTGAAGATTATGATATACCCATCTGCATCCACTTGGATCACGCAAAGTCTATGGAAGAGATAGAAGAAGCTGTCAAATCCGGATATACATCCGTTATGTATGACGGTTCTAATCTTCCCCTCAATGAAAATATTGAAAATACATCCAGGATAGTTCAGTTTGCTAAGAAATATAATGTAAGTGTTGAAGGTGAGATAGGATCGGTGGGATACAGTGACCCAAACATAAAAATTCAGGGGAAATATACAGATGTGGAAGAAGCTAAGATATTTTATGATGAAACAAAAGTAGATATTTTAGCGGTAGCGGTGGGAACCCTTCACAGGATGACCGGCCAGGAAGCCGTGATTAACTATGAACTTTTAAATGATATAGAAAAAAAATTGGATGTTCCCCTTGTAATTCACGGTTCTACAGGAGTAAAAAACAAAGACCTGATTCAACTTGCTAAAACAACTGTAAAGAAGGTAAACATAGGAACAGCTGTTCGAATGACTTTTGGAAAAAGTTTAAAATCACAGTTCAATACTGAAGAATTTGACAGGATAAAATTATTTGAAAAACCTATGAAAGATATAGAGGGAGTTATTTTAGAAAAATATAAATTATTAGGGTTTAAAAAAACATCTTATTAA
- the mmsA gene encoding CoA-acylating methylmalonate-semialdehyde dehydrogenase encodes MKYNEIKNYLNGKFVSGMGEKYDVYAPINGEIIGEFKAATKAQLDEVVAKAKAAQESWAGLTAKSRSKVIYKYRELLMKYREELSVVNCEENGKSMEEAYAGVDKAIELTEFACSIPQLISGKTQDVSKGVNCKEERRPLGVVASITPFNFPVMVPHWTVPNAIALGNAIILKPSELTPISAMKMAELWEEAGLPEGIFNVVNGGKEIVEGICDNKDIVAVSFVGSTPVAEIVHKRGSANSKRVLALGGAKNHIVVMPDANKDAGSRDIISSAFGMSGQRCMAVSVMIGVGSIDEVYGEVVAKAKNMVPGVDLPPVISEAAIKKIEDYLDYAQENGAEIVVDGRKVKTDEGYFIGPSIIDWGNSKKMSSEEIFGPVLEIRSANTIAEAAAIQNESPYGNAAAIFTQNGRFVDEAIREFQAGMLGVNIGVPVPREPFSFGGIKDSKFGYGDITGVSSIDFWTNLIKITTKWNPEHKVDWMS; translated from the coding sequence ATGAAATATAACGAAATTAAAAACTATTTAAATGGTAAGTTTGTATCGGGGATGGGAGAAAAGTATGATGTTTATGCTCCTATCAATGGAGAAATTATAGGTGAGTTTAAAGCCGCTACCAAAGCTCAATTGGATGAAGTCGTAGCTAAAGCTAAGGCTGCACAGGAATCTTGGGCAGGTTTAACTGCAAAATCCAGATCTAAGGTTATTTATAAATATAGAGAATTACTCATGAAGTATAGAGAAGAGTTATCTGTGGTTAACTGTGAAGAAAATGGAAAATCAATGGAAGAGGCCTATGCCGGTGTGGATAAGGCCATTGAATTAACTGAATTTGCTTGTTCTATCCCACAATTAATTTCAGGGAAAACCCAGGATGTCAGTAAGGGGGTTAACTGTAAAGAAGAGAGAAGACCCTTAGGAGTTGTAGCCTCCATTACTCCATTTAACTTCCCGGTAATGGTTCCTCACTGGACTGTTCCAAATGCAATAGCTCTTGGAAACGCAATAATCTTAAAGCCATCTGAATTAACACCGATCTCAGCAATGAAAATGGCAGAACTTTGGGAAGAGGCAGGATTACCCGAAGGAATTTTCAACGTAGTTAACGGTGGAAAAGAGATTGTTGAAGGGATTTGCGACAATAAAGATATCGTAGCTGTATCATTTGTAGGATCAACACCTGTAGCTGAAATTGTTCATAAAAGAGGGTCTGCTAACTCCAAGAGAGTTTTAGCATTGGGTGGAGCAAAAAACCACATTGTAGTAATGCCGGATGCCAATAAGGATGCGGGAAGTAGAGATATTATTTCATCTGCCTTTGGAATGTCCGGGCAGAGATGTATGGCTGTATCAGTAATGATCGGTGTAGGAAGTATAGATGAAGTGTATGGAGAAGTTGTTGCCAAGGCTAAAAATATGGTTCCCGGAGTGGATCTTCCACCGGTTATCTCAGAGGCAGCTATAAAAAAAATAGAGGATTATCTGGATTATGCCCAGGAAAACGGAGCTGAAATTGTAGTTGATGGAAGAAAAGTTAAAACAGATGAGGGGTACTTTATAGGACCATCTATTATCGACTGGGGTAACAGCAAAAAAATGAGCAGCGAAGAGATATTCGGGCCTGTCTTGGAGATAAGAAGTGCTAATACAATAGCTGAAGCTGCAGCTATTCAAAATGAATCACCATATGGGAATGCAGCTGCAATTTTCACTCAAAATGGTAGATTTGTAGATGAAGCCATCAGGGAATTCCAAGCTGGAATGCTGGGGGTAAATATCGGAGTGCCGGTTCCAAGAGAGCCCTTCTCATTTGGAGGGATAAAAGATTCTAAATTTGGATACGGAGATATTACAGGAGTTTCTTCCATAGATTTTTGGACAAATTTAATAAAAATAACTACAAAATGGAATCCAGAGCATAAAGTGGACTGGATGAGTTAA
- a CDS encoding 5-deoxy-glucuronate isomerase, whose product MIKNQDNNVFKYGYNQISREDSGMLMDFGVYKMKAGEKVELYNRDKETAIILFQGKIKFLWEGKELTAERENVFDCGPYTLHVSNDKKVIIEFIQDGEIGVQKTINHNLFDSKLYTPEDCKDNIFGDGVMDGTARRLVRDIFKYENAPYSNMVLGEVITYPGKWSSYPPHSHAQPEIYFYKFTKPQGFGGAFVGENVYKIQNNSALMIDGGFTHPQTSAPGYGMYYCWMIRHLDENPWTKRIDDDAHTWLHDKENKIWPEK is encoded by the coding sequence ATGATTAAAAATCAAGATAACAATGTTTTTAAATACGGATATAATCAAATTTCCAGGGAAGACAGCGGGATGCTCATGGATTTTGGTGTATACAAAATGAAGGCTGGAGAAAAAGTGGAATTATATAACAGGGATAAAGAAACGGCAATTATCCTTTTTCAGGGAAAAATTAAATTTTTATGGGAAGGGAAAGAACTGACTGCAGAAAGGGAAAATGTTTTTGACTGCGGTCCTTACACACTGCATGTTTCAAATGATAAAAAGGTGATTATAGAGTTTATCCAAGACGGGGAAATAGGAGTTCAAAAAACCATAAATCATAATTTATTTGATTCCAAATTATATACCCCGGAAGACTGCAAAGATAATATTTTTGGAGACGGGGTAATGGATGGAACTGCAAGGAGACTTGTAAGGGATATTTTTAAATATGAAAATGCTCCCTATTCAAATATGGTTTTAGGAGAAGTGATAACATATCCTGGAAAATGGTCAAGTTATCCACCCCACAGTCATGCTCAGCCGGAAATTTATTTTTATAAATTCACAAAACCTCAGGGTTTTGGAGGAGCATTTGTAGGAGAAAATGTATATAAAATACAAAATAACTCAGCTTTAATGATAGATGGTGGTTTTACACACCCACAAACATCAGCCCCTGGATATGGGATGTATTATTGCTGGATGATAAGACATTTAGACGAAAACCCCTGGACAAAACGAATTGACGATGATGCACATACATGGCTGCATGATAAGGAAAATAAAATTTGGCCTGAAAAATAA
- a CDS encoding ABC transporter permease, whose product MAVETVIKNEKKSLLNEHTNELLKKYGIVLILIAMILVLSILRPNFLSIRNIFNLITQASIYGILALGMLLVIVSKGIDLSVGSVLAFAGVVAGSLGQTMDAFDRMFPNLPELPIIVPIIVALLLGALCGAINGGLIAYTGVPAFIATLGMFTAARGAALMYTGGKPISSINHSITIFGSRIFNVIPVPVIIYGIMIIITFIIMNYSKFGKSVYAIGGNINAAKISGIKVKRNTVIIYAYAGLMAGLCAIIFMGRTGGSIQPAAATGIELTAIAAATIGGTSHSGGIGTVWGVVIGALILGVMANGFTLLGINAFIQQIVEGFIIVAAVVFDMRKNKIKS is encoded by the coding sequence ATGGCAGTAGAAACTGTTATAAAAAATGAAAAAAAATCTTTACTGAATGAACATACAAACGAATTGCTGAAAAAATATGGAATAGTTTTGATTCTTATAGCTATGATACTGGTTTTATCTATTTTAAGACCTAATTTCCTATCCATCAGAAATATATTTAATTTAATAACCCAGGCTTCTATTTATGGAATATTGGCGTTGGGGATGCTCCTTGTAATTGTTTCCAAAGGAATAGACCTTTCTGTAGGTTCGGTTCTTGCATTTGCCGGAGTTGTAGCCGGTAGTTTAGGGCAGACTATGGATGCCTTTGACAGGATGTTTCCAAATTTGCCGGAACTGCCCATAATAGTGCCCATAATAGTAGCTTTATTATTGGGAGCCTTATGCGGAGCCATAAATGGAGGCTTGATAGCTTATACCGGGGTGCCGGCTTTTATTGCAACATTGGGGATGTTTACTGCAGCAAGGGGAGCAGCGCTCATGTATACAGGGGGGAAACCAATAAGCAGTATTAATCATTCCATAACAATTTTTGGGTCGAGAATATTTAATGTCATTCCTGTTCCGGTTATTATTTATGGAATTATGATAATTATTACATTTATTATTATGAATTATTCCAAATTTGGGAAAAGTGTTTATGCAATCGGCGGAAATATAAATGCAGCAAAAATATCAGGAATTAAGGTTAAAAGAAATACAGTAATTATCTATGCCTATGCCGGGTTAATGGCCGGTCTGTGTGCAATAATCTTTATGGGAAGAACAGGTGGAAGTATTCAGCCTGCAGCAGCTACAGGGATAGAACTTACAGCCATAGCAGCGGCAACAATAGGAGGAACCAGTCATTCAGGAGGGATAGGAACTGTGTGGGGTGTTGTAATAGGAGCCTTAATATTGGGAGTAATGGCAAATGGATTCACCCTCTTGGGAATCAATGCATTTATCCAGCAAATTGTAGAAGGATTTATCATAGTGGCAGCAGTTGTATTTGATATGAGAAAGAATAAAATTAAATCTTAA
- the iolG gene encoding inositol 2-dehydrogenase produces MLKLGIIGAGRIGQVHATSITNNVKNASVHMIADPFMNEDKIKWINELGIENITTDYKEILENKDIDAVLICSSTDTHSSISIEAARANKHIFCEKPIDHDLAKIQMVLEEVEKAGIKYQVGFNRRFDNNFKAIKDAVTEGKIGTPHIIKVTSRDPEAPGIDYVKVSGGMFLDMTIHDFDMVRYLSESEVEEVYALGGVLVNPEIGEAGDIDTAIITLKLKNGALGVIDNSREAAYGYDQRAEVFGSLGSVAISNDSGSKAVISTKDGIVSEKPLYFFLERYMQSFGEEVNQFVEAIVNDKNVPVNANDGLQPVLIGLAAKKSLEEKRPVKISEIF; encoded by the coding sequence ATGTTAAAATTAGGAATTATAGGAGCAGGAAGAATAGGGCAGGTACATGCAACAAGTATCACTAATAATGTTAAAAATGCCAGTGTTCATATGATCGCTGACCCATTTATGAATGAAGATAAAATAAAGTGGATCAATGAACTTGGAATAGAAAATATAACTACTGATTATAAGGAAATATTGGAAAATAAAGATATCGATGCAGTTTTAATCTGTTCATCGACGGATACTCATTCATCCATATCAATAGAGGCAGCAAGAGCTAATAAGCACATCTTCTGTGAAAAACCAATCGATCATGATCTGGCAAAGATCCAGATGGTTTTAGAAGAAGTAGAAAAAGCCGGGATAAAATATCAGGTTGGATTCAATAGAAGATTTGATAATAATTTCAAGGCTATAAAGGATGCTGTTACAGAAGGAAAAATCGGGACACCTCATATCATAAAGGTAACTTCCAGAGATCCTGAAGCTCCAGGAATAGACTATGTCAAGGTATCCGGTGGAATGTTTTTGGATATGACTATTCATGACTTTGATATGGTCAGATACTTATCTGAAAGTGAAGTGGAGGAAGTTTATGCCCTTGGAGGAGTACTTGTAAATCCTGAGATTGGAGAAGCCGGAGATATAGATACGGCTATCATAACATTGAAGTTGAAAAACGGAGCCTTAGGTGTAATCGATAACTCCAGAGAAGCAGCTTACGGGTATGACCAGAGAGCAGAGGTGTTCGGATCACTTGGGTCGGTAGCCATCTCAAATGACAGCGGGTCAAAGGCAGTTATCTCAACAAAAGACGGTATTGTATCGGAAAAACCACTTTATTTCTTCTTGGAGAGATATATGCAGTCATTTGGTGAAGAAGTAAATCAATTTGTAGAGGCAATAGTTAATGATAAAAATGTTCCTGTTAATGCAAATGACGGATTACAACCTGTATTAATCGGGTTAGCGGCAAAAAAATCTTTAGAAGAAAAGAGACCTGTGAAGATCTCTGAGATATTTTAG
- the iolC gene encoding 5-dehydro-2-deoxygluconokinase: protein MLKFDQNRPMDIIPIGRVAIDFNPTDIHKPLEESKNFNKYVGGSPANIAVGLSRLGKKVGFIGKVSDDSFGKFVTNYFEENNIDTTEVATCKNGESLGLTFTEIKSPTESSILMYRNGIADLMLESSEVSEEYIKNAKAIVVSGTALSASPSREACFTAVEYAKKHGTIVIFDVDYRSYTWKSKEEVAIYYSLIGRLSDLIIGSKEEFELMEGIANFEDKSDIAIANRWLAYENKIVVIKHGKEGSVAYTENSSYKIKPFPVKLLKSFGGGDAYASAFIYGLMEGWDIIDALEFGSASAAMLVASHSCSEDMPTADEIQNFIDLKKAEFGEMVARG from the coding sequence ATGTTAAAATTTGATCAAAACAGACCTATGGACATCATCCCTATTGGAAGAGTTGCAATAGATTTCAATCCTACAGATATTCATAAACCCTTGGAGGAGAGTAAAAATTTTAATAAGTATGTTGGAGGATCACCTGCAAATATAGCAGTAGGTCTTTCAAGACTTGGCAAAAAAGTAGGATTTATCGGAAAAGTTTCAGATGACAGTTTTGGAAAATTTGTTACCAATTATTTCGAAGAAAATAATATAGATACAACAGAGGTAGCAACTTGTAAAAATGGTGAATCTCTGGGGCTCACATTTACTGAAATAAAAAGTCCAACTGAAAGTTCTATACTGATGTATAGAAATGGTATTGCCGATCTTATGCTGGAATCCAGCGAAGTTTCGGAAGAGTATATTAAAAATGCTAAAGCAATTGTTGTATCCGGGACAGCTCTATCGGCCAGCCCATCAAGGGAAGCCTGTTTCACAGCGGTAGAATACGCTAAAAAACATGGAACTATTGTGATATTTGATGTGGATTATAGGAGCTATACCTGGAAATCTAAAGAGGAAGTGGCAATCTATTATTCATTGATAGGAAGGTTAAGTGACCTGATAATAGGTTCTAAGGAAGAATTTGAACTGATGGAAGGGATTGCTAACTTTGAAGATAAAAGTGATATAGCAATTGCTAATAGATGGTTAGCTTATGAAAATAAAATTGTTGTTATAAAACATGGGAAAGAAGGATCCGTCGCTTATACTGAAAATTCATCCTACAAGATCAAGCCCTTTCCGGTAAAACTGCTTAAATCCTTTGGCGGAGGAGACGCATATGCTTCTGCATTTATCTATGGATTAATGGAGGGTTGGGATATCATCGATGCATTGGAGTTTGGAAGTGCTTCTGCTGCTATGCTGGTAGCAAGTCACAGTTGTTCAGAGGATATGCCCACTGCAGATGAAATCCAAAATTTTATAGATCTTAAAAAAGCTGAATTTGGAGAAATGGTTGCCAGAGGATAG
- a CDS encoding transaldolase family protein, which translates to MEKKYRGPLHEMALTTKTDYWNDSCSIDELSYAIENGAVGATTNPVIVKNVLKAELENYENQVKELIANNPEATEDEIAWVLIENMAVEGAKLLKPVFDPETGRGRISIQTNTKYYRNSELLTEQALHFNDLAENIQVKIPATSAGIRAFEEATYRGVSINATVSFTVPQAIAVAEAVERGLNRREEDGLDNSHINPVCTIMVGRVDDWLKDVANRDHIITNPEYLEWAGVAVMKNAYNIFQERGYKTKLLAAAYRNHHQWSQFIGGDILETIPYKWQKRFNSSNIEVKDRIGDSVAPEIIDELLYKFDDFKKAYLPEGMEEKEFDNYGAVTKTLLQFSEGYDELVSIIRGYMLIVR; encoded by the coding sequence ATGGAAAAAAAATACAGGGGACCGCTTCATGAGATGGCTCTTACTACTAAAACAGATTATTGGAATGATTCTTGTTCTATAGATGAATTATCCTATGCAATAGAAAATGGTGCTGTAGGAGCAACTACAAATCCCGTGATAGTTAAAAATGTATTAAAGGCAGAGCTTGAAAACTATGAGAATCAGGTAAAAGAACTCATTGCCAATAATCCAGAGGCAACAGAGGATGAGATTGCCTGGGTACTCATTGAAAATATGGCCGTGGAAGGAGCTAAACTCCTAAAACCTGTTTTTGATCCTGAGACAGGGAGGGGTAGGATCTCTATCCAGACAAATACTAAATATTATAGAAATTCAGAACTTCTTACAGAACAGGCTCTCCACTTCAACGATCTTGCTGAAAATATCCAGGTAAAAATTCCGGCTACAAGTGCAGGAATAAGAGCCTTTGAAGAGGCTACATATAGAGGGGTAAGCATCAATGCTACGGTTAGTTTTACCGTTCCACAGGCTATAGCTGTAGCTGAAGCAGTAGAAAGAGGTCTTAATAGAAGAGAAGAAGATGGATTGGACAACAGTCACATAAATCCTGTGTGTACCATCATGGTTGGAAGGGTAGATGACTGGTTAAAAGATGTAGCCAATAGAGATCATATAATTACAAACCCGGAATATCTTGAATGGGCCGGTGTCGCTGTAATGAAAAATGCCTATAATATATTCCAGGAAAGAGGATATAAAACTAAGCTCCTGGCGGCAGCTTACAGAAACCATCATCAGTGGTCTCAATTTATTGGAGGAGATATACTGGAGACTATCCCGTATAAATGGCAGAAGAGATTCAACAGTTCAAATATAGAGGTGAAGGATAGAATTGGTGATTCAGTAGCACCTGAGATAATAGATGAACTTCTCTATAAGTTTGATGACTTCAAAAAGGCTTACCTTCCGGAGGGAATGGAAGAGAAAGAATTTGATAATTATGGAGCAGTAACAAAAACTCTGCTTCAATTCAGTGAAGGGTATGATGAACTGGTTTCAATCATTAGGGGATACATGCTTATAGTCAGATAA
- the iolD gene encoding 3D-(3,5/4)-trihydroxycyclohexane-1,2-dione acylhydrolase (decyclizing), with translation MNTIKLTTAQALVKFLDNQYVEFDGEVSKFIEGIFTIFGHGNVLGLGQALEEGNHGLKVYQGRNEQGMAHAATAFAKQKKRKKIMACTSSVGPGAANMVTAAATASANRIPLLLLPGDVFATRQPDPVLQQIEQFHDLTISTNDAFKPVSKYWDRVSRPEQLMTALLNAMRVLTDPVNTGAVTIALPQDVQGENYEYPLEFFKKRIHRIERTLPTDSMIKDAVEAIKSAKKPMLICGGGIKYSQAEEIFKEFSEMFNIPFGETQAGKGAVSSNHNLNLGGMGTTGNLAANRIARDADLVIGVGTRYTDFTTASKWIFQNPHVKFLNINIANFDSQKLDGIKITADAGKTLKKLKDSLENSYRSEYKNEIRDVKELWEKEWNRLVDITYGENFIPEVRGLDHVLEEFKKNTGSSLTQTNVLGVLNNNLENSIIVGAAGSLPGDLQRVWKSRGENDYHVEYGYSCMGYEISGALGVKMAEPAKEVYALVGDGSYQMLHSELVTSIQEKQKINIILMDNMAFGCINNLQMGNGMGSFGTEFRYRNAETGNLDGELIPIDFAMNARSYGCKTYNVKNEKELIEALEDSKKQTVSTLIDIKVLPKTMTDGYDSWWHVGNASVSDNEKINKAYEASKQEKKKIKKY, from the coding sequence ATGAATACAATTAAATTAACAACAGCTCAAGCTCTTGTTAAATTTTTAGATAATCAATATGTTGAATTTGACGGGGAAGTTAGTAAATTCATAGAAGGAATTTTTACAATCTTTGGGCATGGAAATGTTCTTGGATTAGGCCAGGCCTTGGAAGAAGGAAATCATGGTTTAAAAGTCTATCAAGGAAGAAATGAGCAGGGAATGGCTCATGCAGCAACTGCCTTTGCAAAACAAAAGAAGAGAAAAAAAATAATGGCCTGCACAAGTTCTGTAGGACCGGGAGCCGCAAATATGGTGACCGCTGCAGCTACTGCATCTGCAAACAGGATACCATTACTTTTGCTGCCTGGGGATGTATTTGCAACCAGACAGCCGGATCCGGTATTACAGCAGATTGAGCAATTTCATGATTTGACCATATCAACAAATGATGCTTTTAAACCTGTATCTAAATACTGGGACAGGGTCAGCAGACCGGAGCAGCTTATGACGGCTCTGTTAAATGCCATGAGAGTGTTGACGGATCCTGTCAATACAGGAGCCGTGACAATAGCACTGCCTCAGGATGTGCAGGGGGAAAATTATGAGTATCCATTGGAGTTCTTTAAAAAAAGAATTCACAGGATAGAAAGAACTCTCCCTACAGATTCAATGATAAAGGATGCTGTTGAGGCAATTAAATCAGCCAAAAAACCTATGTTAATCTGCGGGGGAGGAATCAAATATTCCCAGGCAGAAGAAATTTTTAAAGAATTCAGTGAGATGTTTAATATTCCCTTTGGTGAAACTCAAGCTGGAAAAGGAGCTGTTTCTTCAAATCATAATCTGAATCTGGGAGGGATGGGAACAACTGGGAATTTGGCAGCTAACAGGATAGCCAGAGACGCAGATCTTGTAATAGGTGTTGGGACCAGATACACTGATTTTACAACTGCTTCTAAATGGATTTTCCAAAATCCACATGTAAAGTTTTTAAATATTAATATCGCAAATTTTGATTCACAGAAATTAGACGGGATTAAAATTACTGCCGATGCCGGGAAAACGTTGAAAAAATTAAAAGACAGCTTAGAAAACAGCTATAGATCGGAATATAAAAATGAAATTAGAGATGTTAAGGAACTTTGGGAAAAAGAGTGGAATAGATTGGTGGATATAACTTATGGTGAAAACTTTATTCCGGAAGTAAGAGGACTGGATCATGTATTGGAAGAATTCAAGAAAAATACCGGTTCATCTTTAACCCAGACCAATGTTTTAGGAGTATTAAATAACAATTTAGAGAACTCCATAATTGTAGGAGCTGCCGGAAGTTTACCTGGAGATCTGCAGAGAGTGTGGAAAAGCAGAGGTGAAAACGACTACCATGTGGAATACGGGTATTCCTGTATGGGGTATGAAATCAGCGGAGCTCTGGGAGTGAAAATGGCTGAACCGGCTAAAGAGGTGTATGCCCTGGTTGGAGACGGATCATATCAGATGCTGCACTCGGAATTGGTTACTTCTATTCAAGAAAAACAAAAGATAAATATAATCTTAATGGATAATATGGCATTTGGCTGTATAAATAATCTTCAAATGGGAAATGGAATGGGAAGTTTTGGAACCGAATTCAGGTATAGAAATGCAGAAACAGGAAATTTAGACGGGGAACTGATCCCTATTGATTTTGCCATGAATGCAAGATCCTATGGATGTAAGACATATAATGTTAAAAATGAGAAGGAGTTAATAGAGGCACTGGAAGACAGTAAAAAACAGACAGTGTCCACATTAATAGATATAAAGGTGCTGCCTAAAACAATGACAGATGGATATGATTCATGGTGGCATGTGGGGAATGCTTCGGTATCTGATAACGAAAAAATAAATAAGGCATATGAAGCATCAAAGCAGGAAAAGAAAAAAATAAAAAAATATTAA